A genomic region of Lysinibacillus sp. 2017 contains the following coding sequences:
- a CDS encoding DUF2178 domain-containing protein: MDWIVLTVLFIIIGISVILIISTLVSLPQLGDERKNLIKMKAQSYSFAIVIGYAIIELFKKIYINIWKDGSYEGINPFTFLITTSIIYLISLLFFRKKYGG, encoded by the coding sequence ATGGACTGGATTGTTTTAACTGTTCTTTTTATTATCATAGGGATTAGTGTTATTTTGATTATCAGTACTCTTGTATCTTTACCACAATTGGGTGACGAAAGAAAAAACCTTATCAAAATGAAAGCCCAGTCCTACTCCTTTGCAATAGTAATCGGATACGCGATAATTGAACTTTTTAAAAAAATATATATAAATATTTGGAAAGATGGTTCGTATGAGGGTATAAACCCATTTACCTTTCTCATAACGACTTCCATTATATATTTAATTTCATTACTATTTTTTAGGAAGAAATACGGTGGTTAA
- a CDS encoding anti sigma factor C-terminal domain-containing protein, protein MNKNQNSFLFDENQAKKIMRKAKFWSTIKIIGITIIVTPIVLVILLYSFSQLSSYNAHKTMDDIVQFNKISAPNVHISNQTYNPNWLGGEIQIKTYKVLGNRPYIWEPIEGSYNLFGTFTRNYGLYGSIQLDGSESLIESHQLERFNAYTGDREMLFYHPEISYDIYKDSLSELNQFEENTLVEIGLSFNQAYNLDEIKSILPPNVQVVWWWVDAYTNERLDFMRQAQGTIQSDSPFIYGFHSEQSKPKAQQSQNDEIGSFIGNIEGLRESKNFEWEIDQVYQSLIGENGTLDKSDVKIIGAVVTGTSEQLELLQGQTYIKASTFGVISDWK, encoded by the coding sequence ATGAATAAGAATCAAAATAGTTTCTTATTTGATGAAAATCAAGCAAAAAAAATAATGAGAAAAGCTAAGTTTTGGTCAACGATAAAAATTATTGGCATTACGATAATTGTTACGCCAATTGTTCTAGTAATTTTATTGTATAGTTTTAGTCAGTTGTCATCTTATAATGCCCATAAAACAATGGATGATATTGTGCAGTTTAACAAAATCAGTGCACCTAATGTTCATATTAGTAATCAAACATATAATCCTAATTGGTTAGGAGGAGAAATACAGATAAAGACCTATAAGGTACTTGGAAACAGACCTTATATTTGGGAGCCAATTGAAGGAAGTTACAATTTGTTCGGTACTTTTACGCGAAATTACGGTTTATATGGATCAATTCAATTAGATGGATCTGAATCACTCATAGAATCACATCAACTCGAAAGGTTTAATGCTTACACTGGTGATAGAGAGATGCTGTTTTATCATCCTGAAATATCATATGATATTTATAAGGATAGCCTAAGTGAGCTAAATCAATTTGAAGAAAACACTTTAGTAGAAATCGGCTTATCTTTTAATCAAGCATATAATCTTGATGAAATTAAAAGTATTCTCCCTCCTAATGTGCAGGTAGTGTGGTGGTGGGTAGATGCCTATACAAATGAGCGATTAGATTTTATGAGGCAAGCACAGGGTACCATTCAATCTGATTCTCCGTTCATTTATGGATTTCATTCAGAGCAATCAAAACCAAAAGCTCAACAATCTCAAAACGATGAGATTGGCTCTTTTATTGGAAACATTGAGGGTCTTCGAGAAAGTAAGAACTTTGAGTGGGAAATAGACCAAGTATATCAATCTTTAATAGGGGAAAATGGCACTTTAGATAAAAGTGATGTAAAAATTATTGGGGCCGTAGTAACTGGCACATCAGAGCAATTAGAGTTATTACAAGGGCAAACATACATTAAAGCATCTACATTCGGGGTAATATCTGATTGGAAATAG
- a CDS encoding RNA polymerase sigma factor, with protein MAKQSMNEFLQQVGTMLYCYLRKRGLAHEDAEDIVQDTCYKFLLYKNGIQSEKVMSWLYRVATNQFYDLKRKDKRHPTTDIDGVQLTALTNLPEMQILKKEKSKDVRDTLKTLSILHQELLILKYELGLSYKEISALMNMNENTLKTHVRRAKEKFIGRFEEDVYYE; from the coding sequence ATGGCAAAGCAATCAATGAATGAATTTCTGCAGCAAGTAGGAACTATGTTATATTGCTATTTGAGAAAACGTGGACTAGCCCATGAGGATGCAGAAGATATTGTTCAAGATACATGTTATAAATTTTTATTATATAAAAATGGGATTCAATCGGAAAAAGTAATGAGCTGGTTATACCGTGTAGCTACCAACCAGTTTTATGACCTCAAGAGAAAAGACAAGCGCCATCCAACAACCGATATTGATGGAGTTCAGCTAACAGCATTGACTAATCTCCCAGAAATGCAGATTTTGAAAAAAGAAAAATCAAAGGACGTACGAGACACGCTAAAAACGCTGTCCATCTTGCATCAAGAATTATTAATTCTAAAATATGAGTTGGGATTATCGTACAAAGAGATTTCAGCTTTAATGAACATGAATGAGAATACGCTAAAAACCCATGTCAGACGCGCAAAGGAAAAGTTTATAGGACGATTTGAGGAGGATGTTTATTATGAATAA
- a CDS encoding helix-turn-helix transcriptional regulator, producing the protein MKNHIRKLRKSAELSQEELARLCKVSRQTINAIENDKYDPTLQLAFNIASALETTVDELFVNK; encoded by the coding sequence ATGAAAAATCACATTAGAAAATTAAGGAAATCAGCTGAATTATCCCAAGAAGAACTAGCTAGGCTCTGTAAGGTATCCAGACAAACAATAAATGCAATTGAGAATGATAAATACGACCCTACTTTGCAATTAGCATTTAACATAGCAAGTGCATTAGAAACTACGGTAGATGAGCTGTTTGTCAATAAATAA